Proteins from a genomic interval of Trifolium pratense cultivar HEN17-A07 linkage group LG6, ARS_RC_1.1, whole genome shotgun sequence:
- the LOC123891548 gene encoding probable auxin efflux carrier component 1b, with amino-acid sequence MISALDLYHVLTAVVPLYVAMILAYGSVKWWKIFTPDQCSGINRFVALFAVPLLSFHFISTNNPYTMNYKFIAADSLQKSIILILLFIWSRASSRGSLEWSITLFSLSTLPNTLVMGIPLLKGMYGDDSGTLMVQIVVLQCIIWYTLMLFLFEYRGARILIGEQFPDTAGSIISFKVDSDVLSLDGKEPLQTEAEVGEDGKLHVKVRKSTSSRSEIFSRPSHGGVSLTPRPSNLTNAEIYSLQSSRNPTPRGSSFNHSDFYSMVNGRNVSPRQSNFGSLGFDEESGVGKVNGGANSGNGYPTPHNAGIFSPVANKKKGHGGGDGKDLHMFVWSSSASPVSEGGIHVFRGGGDYGNDQLNGVAHQKDYEEFGHDEFSFGNRTVANGVEKEGPVLSKLGSSSTTELHPKASSQGESKPTNMPPASVMTRLILIMVWRKLIRNPNTYSSLIGLIWSLVCFRWNVVMPAIVAKSIAILSDAGLGMAMFSLGLFMALQPRIIACGNTVASFAMAVRFLVGPVVMAASSLIVGLRGVLLHIAIVQAALPQGIVPFVFAKEYSVHPDILSTGVIFGMLIALPITLVYYILLGL; translated from the exons atgaTAAGTGCTTTAGACTTATACCATGTCCTTACAGCAGTAGTACCACTCTATGTAGCTATGATCCTTGCTTATGGTTCAGTAAAATGGTGGAAAATCTTCACACCAGATCAATGTTCTGGTATAAACCGTTTTGTAGCACTTTTTGCAGTTCCACTTCTCTCATTTCACTTCATTTCAACCAACAATCCATACACTATGAACTACAAATTCATAGCAGCTGATTCACTTCAAAAATCAATCATCTTAATACTCCTTTTCATTTGGTCAAGAGCAAGCTCAAGAGGTTCATTAGAATGGTCTATAACACTTTTCTCACTTTCAACACTTCCAAACACACTTGTTATGGGTATACCTTTGTTAAAAGGAATGTATGGTGATGATTCTGGTACTCTTATGGTTCAAATCGTTGTTCTTCAATGTATCATTTGGTATACAttgatgttgtttttgtttgagTATAGAGGTGCAAGGATTCTGATAGGTGAACAGTTTCCTGATACTGCTGGTTCTATAATCTCTTTCAAAGTTGATTCTGATGTTCTTTCTTTGGATGGTAAAGAGCCTCTTCAAACTGAAGCTGAAGTTGGTGAAGATGGTAAACTTCATGTGAAAGTTAGAAAATCAACAAGTTCAAGAAGTGAGATTTTTTCTAGACCTTCTCATGGTGGTGTTTCTTTAACACCAAGACCTTCAAATTTAACAAATGCTGAGATTTATTCACTTCAATCTTCAAGAAATCCTACACCAAGAGGGTCTAGTTTTAATCATTCAGATTTTTACTCTATGGTTAATGGAAGAAATGTTAGTCCAAGACAATCTAATTTTGGAAGTTTAGGttttgatgaagaaagtggggTTGGTAAAGTTAATGGAGGTGCAAATAGTGGAAATGGGTACCCTACACCTCATAATGCTGGGATTTTTTCACCTGTGGCTAATAAGAAAAAGGGtcatggtggtggtgatggaaAAGATCTTCATATGTTTGTTTGGAGTTCAAGTGCTTCACCTGTTTCTGAAGGTGGAATTCATGTCTTTAGAGGTGGTGGTGATTATGGAAATGATCAACTTAATGGAGTAGCTCACCAAAAAG ATTATGAAGAATTTGGTCATGATGAATTTAGCTTCGGAAACAGAACTGTTGCCAATGGTGTGGAAAAAGAAGGACCAGTGCTTTCAAAGCTTGGTTCAAGTTCAACTACTGAGCTTCATCCTAAAGCTAGTTCTCAAGGTGAATCTAAGCCAACAAACATGCCACCAGCTAGTGTTATGACAAGGCTAATCTTGATTATGGTTTGGAGAAAATTGATTAGGAATCCTAATACTTATTCTAGTCTTATTGGTCTCATTTGGTCTTTGGTCTGTTTCAG GTGGAATGTTGTTATGCCTGCTATTGTTGCTAAATCAATTGCAATTTTATCTGATGCTGGCCTTGGAATGGCTATGTTTAGTCTTg GCTTGTTCATGGCATTGCAACCGAGGATTATTGCGTGTGGAAACACGGTTGCTTCATTTGCTATGGCGGTTCGTTTCCTTGTCGGCCCTGTGGTGATGGCTGCTTCGTCGCTTATTGTAGGACTCAGGGGAGTTCTGTTGCACATTGCTATTGTACAG GCTGCACTTCCCCAAGGAATTGTTCCCTTTGTGTTTGCCAAGGAATACAGTGTTCATCCTGACATTCTTAGCACTGG GGTTATATTTGGAATGTTAATTGCTCTTCCTATAACATTGGTTTACTACATTTTGTTGGGACTTTGA
- the LOC123889833 gene encoding transcription factor bHLH106-like yields MLHQHHQQQIQNNNIEMENNSELFQFIVANNPSFFDYSNPTMMQQSLCSSSDNNNYYHPFEASEITDTPSQQDRALAAMKNHKEAEKRRRERINSHLDHLRTLLPCNSKTDKASLLAKVVERVKELKQQTSEITEIETVPSETDEITVISAGGDITGEGKLIFKASLCCEDRSDLIPDLIEILKSLRLKTIKAEISTLGGRTRNVLVVAADKEHNSIESIHFLQNSLRSLLDRSSNCNDRSKRRRGLDRRMMP; encoded by the exons ATgcttcatcaacatcatcaacaacagattcagaataataatattgaaatgGAAAATAACTCAGAACTCTTTCAATTCATTGTTGCTAACAACCCTTCATTCTTTGACTATTCAAATCCTACTATGATGCAACAAAGTTTATGTAGTTCTTCtgataataataactattacCACCCCTTTGAAGCTTCTGAAATTACTGATACACCCTCCCAACAAGATAGAGCTTTAGCTGCTATGAAGAATCATAAGGAAGCTGAGAAGAGAAGGAGAGAGAGAATCAATTCTCATCTTGATCATCTTCGCACTCTTCTTCCTTGCAACTCCaag ACGGATAAGGCCTCACTTCTTGCTAAAGTTGTCGAGCGAGTGAAAGAATTAAAGCAACAAACATCTGAAATCACAGAAATCGAAACAGTTCCGTCTGAAACCGATGAAATAACCGTCATCTCAGCTGGTGGAGACATCACAGGAGAAGGCAAACTAATATTCAAAGCTTCATTATGTTGCGAGGATCGTTCTGACCTAATCCCAGACCTAATCGAAATCCTCAAATCTCTTCGCCTCAAGACTATCAAAGCCGAAATTTCCACACTTGGCGGAAGAACGCGGAATGTTCTTGTTGTTGCTGCTGATAAAGAACATAATAGCATTGAATCAATTCATTTTCTTCAGAATTCGCTTAGGTCTTTGTTGGATAGATCTAGTAATTGTAATGATAGGTCTAAACGGCGTCGTGGGTTGGATCGAAGAATGAtgccttaa
- the LOC123892687 gene encoding general transcription factor IIH subunit 2, giving the protein MNNIAGRPLNGDVEDDDEDEANDDGLEAWERAYTEDRSWESLQEDESGLLRPIDTTAVHHAQYRRRLRALASNAATARIQKGLIRYLYIVVDLSKAASERDFRPSRMAVIAKQVESFIREFFDQNPLSHVGLVTTKDGVANCLTDLGGSPESHIKALMGKLECSGDASLQNALELVHSNLNQIPSYGHREVLILYSALSTCDPGDIMETIQKCKKSKIRCSVIGLAAEMFICKHLCQETGGTYSVALDESHFKELILEHSPPPPAIAEYATANLIKMGFPQRAAEGSVAICTCHEEAKTGGGYTCPRCKVRVCELPTECRICGLTLISSPHLARSYHHLFPIVPFAEISPSSQNDPSHNFTNTCFGCQQSLLSQGNKPELSVSCPKCKQQFCLDCDIYIHESLHNCPGCESFRHSKSVTSSQ; this is encoded by the exons ATGAATAACATTGCTGGTAGACCACTTAATGGAGATgtagaagatgatgatgaagatgaagctAACGATGATGGGCTTGAAGCATGGGAGAGAGCTTATACAGAAGATAGATCATGGGAGTCTTTGCAGGAGGATGAATCTGGACTTCTTCGTCCCATAGATACCACAGCCGTTCACCATGCCCAGTATCGTAGGCGCCTTCGCGCCCTTGCTTCAAATGCAGCTACTGCGCGAATTCAGAAGGGTTTGATACGATACTTATACATTGTCGTGGACCTGTCCAAG GCAGCTTCAGAGAGGGACTTTCGACCGAGTAGAATGGCTGTCATTGCAAAGCAGGTTGAGTCATTTATCAGGGAGTTCTTTGATCAGAATCCACTTAGTCATGTTGGTTTGGTGACTACCAAAGACGGGGTTGCTAATTGCTTGACTGATCTTGGTGGCAGTCCTGAGTCCCACATCAAAGCTTTGATGGGTAAACTAGAATGCTCAGGTGATGCCTCCCTACAAAATGCACTTGAACTTGTTCATAGCAATCTAAATCAAATCCCATCATATGGTCATCGAGAAGTTCTGATTTTATACTCGGCCCTCAGTACATGTGATCCTGGTGATATCATGGAAACTATCCAAAAATGCAAAAAGAGTAAAATAAGATGCTCTGTCATTGGTCTTGCTGCTGAAATGTTTATATGTAAGCATCTTTGCCAAGAAACTGGAGGAACCTATTCAGTTGCACTAGATGAG TCCCACTTTAAAGAGTTAATTCTCGAACACTCTCCACCACCTCCAGCAATAGCAGAGTATGCTACGGCTAATTTGATTAAGATGGGTTTCCCACAAAGAGCAGCTGAGGGTTCTGTTGCAATTTGTACATGTCATGAAGAGGCTAAGACCGGAGGGGGATACACTTGTCCAAGATGCAAAGTTCGTGTCTGTGAGCTTCCTACTGAATGCCGCATCTGTGGATTGACCCTTATTTCTTCGCCCCATTTGGCAAGGTCATATCATCATCTCTTCCCTATAGTACCATTTGCTGAGATCTCTCCATCATCCCAAAATGATCCAAGCCACAATTTTACCAATACTTGTTTTGGTTGTCAGCAAAGTCTCCTTAGTCAGG GAAACAAGCCTGAGCTTTCTGTCTCTTGCCCAAAATGCAAACAACAATTCTGCCTTGATTGCGACATCTACATTCATGAGAGCTTACATAACTGCCCAGGCTGTGAGAGTTTCAGGCATTCTAAGTCAGTTACTAGTTCCCAATGA